ATTTATTGTATCAGAGAAAGCTGTGGAAGGGACGTGGAGTAAcctacagagaaagaggaagcccATAGTTTAGAGCAAGAAAGAgaccagaaacagaaacaaagacagttaCAGAAGTCTTTTCTAGTCCCAAATGCGGTCAGAGCCCTAGCCTTCCTTACCTGTCAAGAAAGTATGTTGGCTGATTTTGCTGCTCAATGGTGACTTGAACACATTCTGCCTTTCCCCTTTCAGATGATGCTATCACCCCAATCTCCTGCTGCTTCACCTACAGCCGGCACATTAACCGCAGATTCATTGCTGACTATTTTGAGACCAGCATCCATTGCTCTCAGCCAGGTGTCATGTAAGTTCtgttctcctgctttctctgAAATTGTGGGTTGTGGAAGAGGGTTATGGAGGCTTCACAGCCTTGGGTGTGGGGGAGCACAGGAACCTCTAAAGGGGACCAGTGAGAGAGGCTCTTTAGAGCATCACTGATGGTGGGTGGAATGGAGACTCCACAGAGGACTTCAGACTCTAGTTCTAGTTCTTGACCTTCATCTCTCTCCACAGTTTCATAACCAAGAGAAACCGGCAGGTCTGCGCTGACCCCAAAGAAACCTGGGTGCAAGAATACATCGCTGACCTGGAGCTGAATGCCTGAGAGGCTTGGAGGCAGTGAGGTGTCGCAAGTCCACAAGAGTACACAGCTAAAGTACAGGTGACCATCCAATAGTGAGATCCATGGGAAGTATGTATACACTCCACATGGAGAACCCGACTGCAGAGCTTCAGGGACACTTGCCTTTTGGatagtcactgtcaattctgtagaCATCTTGTGGAAGCATGACATTTCTCCCTTCCAAAATATCCCAGGAGTGGATAAATCGTTCATTGAGATAACCTGACTTTTCCTCTGCAGGCAACTGGATACCTTTTCCCACTTGAAAACATTCACTCAGCCAAACCTTTGTTCTAATAGTGTAATCTGCATAAGTTAGTCCCCCACAATTACCCTATTGACAGGATTCATTGCCAAGAGTGGAGCCCTAGGCAGGAGGAATTGAGCACAGTCACAATATGTCTACTCTTACCTGACAAACAGGTCTGGGTGGCCCTGAACTCTCTAACAGCAGACTCGGGAAGGTGGAATCTACTGGCCTTTTGCTCTAACCCAACAAGCTagtaatattctgtatttaccctTTGTCTTGGTTTCAATTAACACAATAGCATAGCCAAGGACATTAACTGTTTATGCCTTTGCCACTAGAGATGCAGGAGAAAGGCTTGAGTCCATACACCAGCCAGCCTCAGAAAGAAATCACTTCTCATCCGGTGTTGGCAGGCACCCTGCTGGAGCCAGAAGTGTCCAGAGTGATTCCCTTTAACTCAGCCAGCTAGATACTGTTGAGAATCAAACACCTTGCCTTCCTTCCAAGCCCGTGAGTAGTTGCTATGGTTACCAAATTCTTATTCCCAGTCACCagggaaagaagcagaaatgTTCAGAAAGCACAGCAGCAGTGCTGGGCTCTTCTACAATTATTAACCATAAACTTCCAGCTACACTTAAGAAATGTAGTTAGTGCATGAAAATGTCTTCTTAGAATTCTGTCGTGATTTAAAGTCCCATTCTTAATCAATCCTCCCGATACCTGCCAGGGAGTTTCATAGTCAGGGCTCTCCCTCTGAGATGTAAGATGAGGCttcctgtatctgtttctgtgagTCTCTGAAAGGCATGCTTGATACTATTGTAACTGCCTATCAAATTGTTAATTTGTCTGTATGATATAAAAAATGAAAGTCGTGTGGGGAATGATCCTTTTCCTTCCTCgcccaaagaataaagaaacctGCAGAAGAAACGTGCTCGACTCTGTTTGTTCTACCCTCTCAGATC
The Microtus pennsylvanicus isolate mMicPen1 chromosome 11, mMicPen1.hap1, whole genome shotgun sequence genome window above contains:
- the LOC142860278 gene encoding C-C motif chemokine 3-like isoform X1; translated protein: MKVPTAALTVLLCTMALCDQVFSARYDAITPISCCFTYSRHINRRFIADYFETSIHCSQPGVIFITKRNRQVCADPKETWVQEYIADLELNA